A single region of the Paraburkholderia megapolitana genome encodes:
- a CDS encoding sulfurtransferase TusA family protein: MQIHKEVDARGLNCPLPILRAKKALADMESGQILKVLATDPGSQRDFAAFAKQTGNEIVEVSTQDKVFVFLMKRR; encoded by the coding sequence ATCCAGATTCACAAGGAAGTCGACGCACGCGGGCTGAACTGCCCGCTGCCCATCTTGCGCGCGAAGAAAGCGCTTGCCGATATGGAAAGCGGTCAGATTCTCAAGGTGCTCGCCACCGATCCCGGTTCGCAACGCGACTTCGCCGCGTTCGCGAAGCAGACCGGCAATGAGATCGTCGAAGTCTCGACTCAGGACAAGGTTTTTGTTTTTCTGATGAAGAGACGGTAG
- a CDS encoding ABC transporter substrate-binding protein, which produces MLRLARTALSASAAGIARLAAAVRVAPVATSIAVLSTTLLAGVAAPQFAYADETAICYNCPPEWADWASQIKAIQQKTGIRVPFDNKNSGQSIAQLMAEQKSPVADVVYLGVSSAFQAKDKGVIQPYKPAHWNDIPANLKDPQGYWFAIHSGTLGFFVNKDALEGKPVPRSWADLLKPEYKGMIGYLDPSSAFVGYAGAVAVNEALGGTFDNFKPALDWFSKLKANAPIVPKQTAYARVLSGEIPILLDYDFDAYRAKYKDQANVEFVIPKEGTISVPYVMSLVKGAPHEANGKKVLDFVLSDEGQKLWANAWLRPVRASAMSPDVASKFLPASDYARAHTVDFAKMAGQQQSFGEQYLQVMH; this is translated from the coding sequence CTGCTACGCCTCGCGCGCACGGCGTTATCCGCATCCGCGGCAGGCATCGCGCGGCTTGCCGCTGCGGTCCGTGTCGCGCCCGTCGCGACCTCGATTGCCGTGCTCAGCACCACCCTGCTCGCCGGCGTTGCGGCACCGCAGTTCGCCTACGCAGACGAAACCGCGATCTGCTACAACTGCCCTCCCGAATGGGCCGACTGGGCGAGCCAGATCAAGGCGATCCAGCAAAAGACCGGCATCCGTGTGCCGTTCGACAACAAGAACTCGGGGCAGTCGATCGCGCAACTGATGGCGGAGCAGAAAAGCCCGGTGGCCGATGTCGTCTATCTGGGTGTGTCGTCGGCATTCCAGGCAAAAGATAAAGGCGTGATCCAGCCGTACAAGCCCGCACACTGGAACGACATCCCCGCCAATCTGAAAGACCCGCAGGGCTACTGGTTCGCGATCCACTCGGGCACGCTCGGCTTCTTCGTCAACAAGGATGCACTTGAAGGCAAGCCGGTGCCGCGTTCGTGGGCCGATCTACTGAAGCCCGAATACAAAGGCATGATCGGTTACCTCGATCCGTCGAGCGCGTTTGTCGGTTATGCGGGTGCGGTCGCCGTCAACGAGGCGCTTGGCGGCACCTTCGACAATTTCAAACCGGCGCTCGACTGGTTCAGCAAGCTGAAAGCCAACGCGCCGATCGTGCCGAAGCAGACCGCTTACGCGCGTGTGCTGTCCGGTGAAATTCCAATCCTGCTCGACTACGACTTCGATGCGTATCGCGCGAAATACAAGGACCAGGCGAACGTCGAGTTTGTGATTCCGAAGGAAGGCACGATCTCCGTGCCGTACGTGATGAGCCTCGTCAAGGGCGCGCCGCATGAAGCAAACGGCAAGAAGGTGCTCGATTTCGTGCTCTCCGACGAAGGCCAGAAGCTGTGGGCCAATGCATGGCTGCGTCCGGTCCGCGCGAGCGCGATGAGCCCCGATGTCGCCTCGAAGTTCCTGCCGGCCAGCGACTATGCGCGCGCACACACCGTCGATTTCGCGAAGATGGCCGGTCAGCAGCAAAGCTTCGGCGAGCAGTATCTACAGGTGATGCATTGA
- a CDS encoding phosphodiesterase — protein MLLAQISDLHIKRPGALAYRRVDTAAYLVRCIARLNALDPRPDAIVMTGDLVDQGTAEQYAHLKTLLATLDIPYYLLVGNHDARGPLREVFGERPELSTGGEFVQYALDIGPLRFIALDSLVPGQSGGTLCDARLAWLATQLDDARGKPVVVALHHPPFDAGIGHMDEIRLDAPSSQRLAALIAQHPNVERVLCGHVHRPMFARFGGTIASAIPSPAHQVALDLRDDAPSAFTMEPPAFALHRYDAATGIVTHHAYVEAADGPYPFYEPEGALID, from the coding sequence ATGCTGCTAGCCCAGATCAGCGATCTCCACATCAAGCGCCCCGGCGCGCTCGCCTATCGGCGCGTCGACACCGCGGCGTATCTCGTGCGCTGCATCGCCAGGTTGAATGCGCTCGACCCGCGTCCCGACGCGATCGTCATGACCGGCGATCTGGTCGATCAAGGCACCGCCGAACAGTACGCGCATCTGAAAACCCTGCTCGCCACGCTCGACATTCCGTACTACCTGCTGGTCGGCAATCACGATGCACGCGGCCCGTTGCGAGAGGTCTTCGGCGAGCGTCCGGAACTGTCGACAGGCGGCGAATTCGTGCAATACGCGCTCGACATTGGCCCATTGCGGTTCATCGCGCTCGATTCGTTGGTACCCGGCCAGAGCGGCGGTACGCTTTGCGACGCGCGCCTCGCATGGCTCGCCACGCAACTCGATGACGCGCGTGGAAAACCCGTAGTCGTCGCGCTGCATCATCCGCCGTTCGACGCGGGCATCGGCCACATGGACGAGATCCGGCTCGATGCGCCGTCGTCGCAACGTCTCGCCGCCCTCATCGCGCAGCATCCGAATGTCGAGCGCGTACTGTGCGGCCATGTGCACCGGCCGATGTTCGCGCGTTTCGGCGGCACGATCGCATCGGCGATTCCGTCGCCAGCACATCAGGTCGCGCTCGATCTGCGCGACGATGCGCCGTCCGCGTTCACGATGGAACCGCCCGCATTCGCGCTGCATCGCTACGATGCGGCGACCGGGATCGTCACGCACCATGCCTATGTCGAAGCGGCGGACGGCCCCTATCCGTTCTACGAGCCCGAAGGCGCGCTGATCGATTGA
- a CDS encoding Gfo/Idh/MocA family oxidoreductase: MTVANGAGQEPGGKGKQSVRVGVVGLGRLGRRHAQNLAYRVPGARLVAACSPLDEERTWARDTLPDLRLYDDYAALLADTTVDAVWLVTPSALHAQQIVDALHAGKHVFCEKPLSLDVAECERVLAEAARYPHLQATIGFMRRFDPSYRDAFNKVRDGAIGRPFLVRSQTCDWNDPDGFFVRFAPTSGGIFLDCTVHDIDVARWLLGKPRAKRVFASGTVALHEGLREFGDVDNGVAICEFEDGRLAVFYASRTMAHGNDSGSEVIGTAGALSIGRNPRLNRVEILDAHGVRNECTPTFFERFEDAFLAEAQAFVAAVRGGAQTGASLADALEATRIGSALRASLASGEAVTL; encoded by the coding sequence ATGACTGTGGCGAACGGGGCGGGGCAGGAACCTGGCGGTAAGGGCAAGCAGAGCGTACGCGTCGGGGTGGTGGGACTGGGGCGACTGGGGCGTCGACACGCTCAGAATCTCGCGTATCGCGTGCCGGGCGCGCGACTCGTGGCGGCATGCAGTCCGCTCGACGAAGAACGCACATGGGCACGCGACACGTTGCCCGATCTGCGGCTCTACGACGATTACGCGGCGCTGCTGGCCGACACGACGGTCGACGCGGTGTGGCTCGTCACACCGTCTGCGTTGCACGCGCAGCAGATCGTCGATGCGCTGCACGCGGGCAAGCACGTGTTCTGCGAGAAACCGCTTTCGCTGGATGTTGCCGAATGCGAACGCGTGCTGGCGGAAGCGGCGCGCTATCCGCATCTGCAGGCGACGATCGGTTTCATGCGGCGCTTCGATCCGAGCTACCGCGATGCGTTCAACAAGGTGCGCGACGGGGCGATCGGCAGGCCGTTTCTGGTGCGCTCGCAGACTTGCGACTGGAACGATCCGGATGGCTTTTTCGTGCGCTTTGCGCCGACGTCGGGCGGCATTTTTCTCGACTGTACGGTGCACGACATCGACGTGGCCCGATGGTTGCTCGGCAAGCCGCGAGCGAAGCGCGTGTTTGCGAGCGGCACGGTAGCGTTGCACGAGGGCCTGCGTGAATTCGGCGATGTCGACAATGGCGTCGCGATCTGCGAATTCGAAGACGGACGGCTCGCGGTGTTCTACGCATCGCGCACGATGGCGCACGGCAACGACTCGGGCAGCGAAGTAATCGGCACGGCGGGCGCGCTGTCGATCGGCCGCAATCCGCGTTTGAATCGCGTCGAGATTCTGGATGCGCACGGCGTGCGTAACGAATGCACGCCGACGTTCTTCGAGCGCTTCGAAGACGCGTTTCTGGCCGAGGCGCAGGCATTCGTCGCGGCGGTGCGCGGCGGCGCGCAAACGGGCGCGAGCCTCGCGGATGCGCTGGAGGCGACGCGCATCGGCAGTGCGCTGCGGGCTTCGCTGGCAAGCGGGGAGGCGGTGACGCTGTGA
- a CDS encoding LacI family DNA-binding transcriptional regulator, with the protein MIPTIKDVAAHAGFSIATVSRAINAPHTVNPLTLEKIRRSIDTLNFRPSPLGRQLRGERTRLIGVVLPTLANPVFAECLQGIDDLAAAHGYRLMLMTTQYDADRERHAIETLRAQRVEGLILTVADADTHPLLDELDRDGLLYVLMHNDTVRRPAVSVDNRLAAFDGVRMLIAHGHRRILMLAGTLAASDRARLRHLGYAQAMQEAGLTAAPALEIDFNANELAPAVLAHLTTGPHRPTALFCSNDLLAMVVMRGLHRARLQVPNDMSILGFDGLAMGELLSPPLASICAPNREIGSAAWHRLIARIDRTVPDTSLALTLPHTLRTGATIAAISHTSETPRTTA; encoded by the coding sequence ATGATTCCGACCATCAAGGACGTAGCCGCCCACGCGGGGTTTTCGATCGCGACGGTCTCGCGCGCGATCAACGCGCCGCACACGGTCAATCCACTCACACTGGAGAAAATCCGCCGCTCGATCGACACGCTGAACTTCCGCCCGAGCCCGCTCGGCCGGCAACTGCGTGGCGAACGCACGCGCTTGATCGGTGTCGTGCTGCCGACGCTCGCCAACCCCGTGTTCGCGGAATGTCTACAAGGCATCGATGACCTCGCCGCCGCACACGGCTATCGGTTGATGCTGATGACGACGCAATACGACGCCGATCGCGAGCGCCACGCGATCGAAACGCTGCGCGCGCAACGCGTCGAAGGGCTGATCCTGACCGTCGCCGATGCCGACACGCATCCGCTGCTCGACGAGCTTGACCGCGACGGGCTGCTCTACGTGCTGATGCACAACGATACGGTGCGTCGTCCGGCGGTATCGGTCGACAACCGGCTCGCCGCGTTCGACGGCGTGCGCATGTTGATCGCACACGGTCATCGCCGCATCTTGATGCTGGCCGGCACGCTCGCGGCCTCGGACCGCGCGCGGTTACGTCATCTCGGTTACGCGCAAGCAATGCAAGAAGCCGGCCTTACCGCTGCGCCCGCGCTCGAAATCGACTTCAACGCCAACGAGCTCGCACCTGCTGTGCTCGCGCATCTAACCACTGGCCCGCACCGCCCTACCGCGCTCTTTTGCAGCAACGATCTACTTGCGATGGTCGTGATGCGCGGCCTGCATCGTGCACGCCTGCAAGTTCCCAACGACATGTCGATCCTCGGCTTCGACGGTCTCGCCATGGGCGAATTGCTATCGCCACCGCTCGCGAGCATCTGTGCGCCGAATCGCGAGATCGGCAGCGCCGCGTGGCATCGGTTGATCGCGCGCATCGATCGCACCGTACCCGATACGTCACTCGCGCTCACGCTGCCGCACACGCTGCGCACAGGCGCAACGATCGCCGCAATTTCGCATACAAGCGAGACCCCTCGCACCACCGCCTGA
- a CDS encoding glycosyltransferase family 9 protein: MTVAHNLQLNGATVTVFGRHIHALRKWFPGVEVRPPLEPATAQTALGDFSLVLALHPTLDLTGTHPRVVLLDHLCRSGSQEPMARRLFDFCRDELNLPVTQNINGLTAPADLQHRKHASRVIIHPTASTTDKCWLKSRYVNLAQRLRHNGFDPHFVVAPEERAEWLDVLREGLNLPAFDTLEDVAASVYESGWFIGNDSGIGHLASNLDIPTLSLFMRRGIARTWRPGWGGGQILIGSSFIPGAHLKERFWKYALTVGRVERAFARLRHATGQVSAQAAPAVTAPAFVRETV; encoded by the coding sequence ATGACGGTTGCCCACAACCTGCAACTGAACGGTGCAACGGTTACGGTATTCGGCCGCCACATCCATGCGTTGCGCAAGTGGTTCCCCGGTGTCGAAGTCCGACCTCCGCTCGAACCCGCAACTGCGCAAACAGCACTCGGCGATTTTTCGCTGGTCCTCGCCCTGCACCCCACACTCGATCTGACCGGCACCCATCCTCGCGTCGTGTTGCTCGACCATCTTTGCAGAAGCGGTTCGCAGGAACCGATGGCACGCCGCTTGTTCGATTTCTGTCGCGATGAGCTCAACCTGCCGGTCACGCAGAACATCAACGGCCTCACTGCTCCGGCGGACCTTCAGCATCGCAAGCACGCGAGCCGCGTGATCATTCATCCCACCGCAAGCACCACCGACAAATGCTGGCTCAAGTCGCGCTACGTCAATCTCGCGCAACGGTTACGCCACAATGGCTTCGACCCGCATTTCGTGGTTGCACCCGAAGAGCGCGCTGAGTGGCTCGACGTCCTGCGCGAAGGATTGAATCTGCCCGCATTCGACACGCTCGAAGACGTCGCGGCCTCGGTCTACGAGAGCGGCTGGTTTATCGGCAATGACTCCGGCATCGGTCACCTCGCGTCGAACCTCGATATACCGACGCTCTCGCTGTTCATGCGGCGCGGTATTGCGCGGACCTGGCGTCCGGGCTGGGGCGGCGGGCAGATATTGATCGGCAGTTCGTTTATTCCCGGCGCACACCTCAAGGAGCGGTTCTGGAAATACGCGCTGACGGTGGGCCGGGTCGAGCGCGCGTTCGCACGGCTGCGGCACGCTACCGGTCAAGTCTCGGCGCAAGCGGCGCCGGCCGTCACGGCACCGGCGTTCGTGCGGGAAACGGTATGA
- a CDS encoding ABC transporter ATP-binding protein, producing the protein MKLASVPVTLTQCAKTFRGTRVLEPLDLHIAAGETLVLLGPSGCGKTTTLRMIAGLETPDAGGRVVFGNEDVTALPIERREVGMVFQSYALFPNLTVRGNIGYGLRIKRVAKSAARSRVDELLAMMRLTAHADKPIDQLSGGQRQRVALARALALQPRVLLLDEPLTALDARLRDTLRSEMNTLLRGLGITTVYVTHDQAEAMELGDRIVVMSAGRIEQIGTPRDIYYRPANRTVAQFIGTINRLAGETRNGQLATTGGAVPLPAAHTHTHAGSSSPHELFFRPEDAYLADPAQAHLRGTIETAAFLGERTRLTIAGAAPDALVIDVAGRVELARGTPVGISIAQDGLIALS; encoded by the coding sequence ATGAAACTCGCCTCCGTTCCGGTCACGCTCACGCAATGCGCGAAAACGTTCCGCGGTACCCGCGTGCTCGAGCCGCTCGACCTGCATATCGCCGCCGGCGAAACATTGGTGCTGCTCGGACCGTCCGGTTGCGGCAAGACCACGACGCTACGCATGATCGCGGGGCTCGAAACGCCCGATGCGGGTGGCCGTGTTGTCTTCGGTAATGAAGACGTCACTGCTCTGCCGATCGAACGTCGCGAAGTCGGCATGGTGTTCCAGAGCTACGCGCTGTTTCCGAATCTGACTGTGCGCGGCAATATCGGCTACGGTTTGCGGATCAAGCGCGTCGCGAAGAGCGCCGCTCGCAGCCGCGTCGATGAGCTGCTCGCGATGATGCGGCTCACCGCGCATGCCGACAAACCGATCGATCAGCTCTCCGGCGGGCAGCGCCAGCGTGTCGCTCTGGCCCGTGCACTTGCATTGCAGCCACGCGTGCTACTGCTCGACGAGCCGCTCACAGCGCTGGATGCGCGTCTGCGCGACACGCTACGCAGCGAAATGAACACGCTGCTGCGCGGCCTGGGCATCACGACGGTGTACGTCACGCACGATCAGGCTGAAGCGATGGAACTCGGCGACCGCATCGTCGTAATGAGCGCGGGGCGCATCGAGCAGATCGGCACGCCGCGCGACATCTACTACCGGCCTGCGAATCGCACGGTTGCGCAGTTTATCGGCACGATCAATCGTCTCGCGGGCGAAACGCGTAACGGACAACTGGCCACGACCGGCGGTGCTGTGCCACTACCCGCCGCACATACTCATACGCACGCAGGGTCGTCATCACCACACGAGCTCTTCTTCCGCCCCGAAGACGCCTACCTCGCCGACCCCGCACAAGCCCATCTACGCGGCACCATAGAGACTGCCGCCTTCCTCGGCGAACGCACCCGCCTGACGATCGCCGGCGCGGCTCCCGATGCGCTCGTCATCGATGTCGCCGGCCGCGTCGAACTGGCGCGCGGCACACCGGTCGGCATCTCGATCGCGCAGGACGGGCTGATTGCGTTATCGTGA
- a CDS encoding MFS transporter: MIGTLEAFCRPVRRLTASRPAHVYARPSSPAVPERSLAGLLFLLATIAGVSVANIYYNQPLLDNFRLSFPHSASWVGAVPAVTQLGYAAGMLLLAPLGDRFDRRRLILLQIAAICVALIVAATAPTLEVLIAASLAIGVLATIAQQAVPFAAELAPTSQRGHAVGTVMSGLLLGILLARTAAGFVAEYFGWRAVFGVSVVALLALSVLIIVRLPRSQPTSTLPYGKLLASLWHLTVELRGLRESSLTGAALFAAFSIFWSVLALLLAGAPFHLGPQAAGLFGIVGAAGALAAPYAGKFADRRGPRAIISLSIALVAVSFVVFGLSGASIVGLVIGVIVLDVGVQGAQISNQSRIYALKPEARSRVNTVYMVCYFIGGAVGSGVGAVVWPAFGWVGVSVAGLLFAGLAAWSHARGRQQNPQRNCDANPTL; encoded by the coding sequence ATGATCGGCACGCTTGAAGCCTTCTGCCGGCCGGTGCGCCGGCTTACCGCCAGTCGTCCCGCTCATGTCTACGCCCGCCCCTCTTCTCCCGCCGTGCCCGAACGGTCGCTCGCCGGCCTGCTGTTTCTGCTCGCGACGATCGCCGGCGTTTCGGTTGCGAATATCTATTACAACCAGCCGCTGCTCGACAATTTCCGCCTGTCGTTTCCGCATAGCGCGTCGTGGGTCGGCGCGGTACCGGCGGTCACGCAGCTCGGCTACGCGGCCGGCATGCTGCTGCTTGCGCCGCTCGGCGACCGCTTCGACCGGCGCCGTCTGATCCTGCTGCAAATCGCCGCGATCTGTGTCGCGCTGATCGTCGCAGCGACCGCGCCGACGCTAGAGGTATTGATCGCCGCCAGTCTCGCGATCGGTGTGCTCGCGACGATCGCCCAGCAAGCGGTGCCATTCGCCGCCGAACTCGCGCCCACTTCGCAGCGCGGTCACGCCGTCGGCACCGTGATGAGCGGTTTGCTGCTCGGCATCCTGCTCGCGCGGACCGCGGCGGGTTTCGTCGCCGAGTATTTCGGCTGGCGTGCGGTATTCGGCGTATCGGTGGTGGCGCTGCTCGCGCTGTCGGTACTGATCATCGTGCGCTTGCCGCGCAGTCAGCCCACTTCGACGCTACCTTACGGAAAGCTTCTCGCTTCGCTCTGGCATCTGACCGTCGAACTACGCGGCCTGCGCGAATCGTCGCTGACAGGCGCGGCGCTGTTCGCGGCGTTCAGCATTTTCTGGAGCGTGCTGGCGTTATTGCTTGCCGGTGCGCCGTTTCATCTCGGGCCGCAGGCGGCGGGACTATTCGGCATCGTCGGCGCAGCGGGTGCGCTGGCCGCGCCGTATGCCGGCAAGTTTGCCGACCGGCGCGGGCCGCGCGCGATCATTTCGCTGTCGATTGCACTAGTAGCCGTGTCGTTCGTCGTGTTCGGGCTATCAGGGGCGAGCATCGTCGGACTCGTTATCGGTGTGATCGTGCTCGACGTCGGCGTGCAGGGTGCGCAGATTTCCAACCAGTCGCGCATCTATGCGCTCAAGCCGGAAGCGCGTAGCCGCGTCAACACGGTCTACATGGTGTGTTACTTCATCGGCGGTGCTGTGGGGTCAGGCGTGGGTGCCGTGGTCTGGCCGGCCTTCGGATGGGTTGGCGTGTCGGTTGCCGGGTTGCTGTTTGCCGGGCTTGCGGCGTGGAGCCATGCCCGCGGACGCCAGCAGAATCCCCAGAGGAATTGCGACGCAAACCCCACGCTTTGA
- a CDS encoding ABC transporter permease, with translation MNDVTFPLRWRIALLAPALAVFCAFWLLPMGTLVQVSADGHAFATYRALLTNSRYMESLGATVLLSAAVTAATLVLSVISGLLLARREFPGKRMLLALLTFPLAFPGVVVGFMVIMLAGRQGLIGALSLKLTGDRWVFAYSMAGLFVGYLYFSIPRVIVTVMASATKLDASLEEAARSLGASPWQIMRDIVLPALSPGLIAAGAVCFATSMGAFGTAFTLATDISVLPMTIYTEFTLNANMVTAAGLSIVLGIVTWLVLALARNATGSAVAATA, from the coding sequence TTGAACGACGTCACGTTCCCGCTGCGCTGGCGCATCGCGTTGCTTGCGCCGGCGCTCGCGGTGTTCTGCGCGTTCTGGCTGCTGCCGATGGGCACGCTCGTCCAGGTGAGCGCCGACGGTCATGCGTTCGCCACCTATCGCGCGTTGCTGACCAACTCGCGTTACATGGAGAGTCTGGGTGCGACCGTGTTGCTGTCGGCGGCGGTCACGGCGGCTACGCTCGTGTTGTCGGTGATATCGGGGTTGCTGCTCGCGCGGCGTGAGTTTCCCGGCAAGCGCATGCTGCTTGCACTGCTGACGTTTCCACTCGCGTTTCCGGGCGTCGTCGTCGGCTTCATGGTGATCATGCTTGCGGGCCGTCAGGGGCTGATCGGTGCGTTGTCGCTGAAGCTGACCGGTGACCGCTGGGTGTTCGCGTATTCGATGGCGGGGCTTTTCGTCGGGTATCTGTACTTTTCGATTCCGCGCGTGATCGTCACGGTGATGGCGTCTGCGACAAAACTCGATGCCTCACTTGAAGAAGCCGCGCGTTCGCTCGGTGCGTCGCCGTGGCAGATCATGCGCGACATCGTACTGCCCGCGTTGTCGCCGGGGTTGATCGCAGCCGGCGCGGTGTGCTTTGCCACTTCGATGGGCGCATTCGGCACGGCGTTCACGCTCGCCACCGATATCTCCGTCCTGCCGATGACCATCTACACCGAGTTCACGCTGAACGCGAACATGGTGACGGCCGCTGGCCTGTCGATCGTGCTCGGCATCGTGACCTGGCTCGTGCTGGCACTTGCGCGCAACGCGACCGGCTCCGCGGTTGCGGCTACTGCCTGA
- a CDS encoding glycosyltransferase family 9 protein, producing MNARLEARMLARQHPSTEPRLHKSNLGRMAFSMSNAIGDTLISMIIVSNLLKNGIDIAVYGNPAYALRHWFPGVVVHRLPAEEDSANTFAAYDTVLQMQWNQPLVRLLDAHSRVRTLHDVEFGEHSGCMAERFADFCRNELDLDDVDLANGVVAPAGLLHRRHARRVVIHPEASTDDKRWPAARFVKLARRLQRKGYEPHFVIAEHERARWKDIDMSGVPAPVFADLGTLAAWVYESGYFIGNDSGIGHLASNLDIPAVSLFRRRGVSARWRPAWGAVEIILPWQWVPTSRLKERLWKETLTCSRVLSAFVRMTRRYPAPA from the coding sequence ATGAACGCGCGCCTCGAAGCGCGCATGCTGGCCCGACAACATCCAAGTACCGAACCCCGTCTGCACAAAAGCAATCTTGGCCGGATGGCGTTCTCGATGTCGAACGCGATCGGCGACACGCTGATCTCGATGATCATCGTGAGCAATCTGCTGAAGAACGGCATCGACATCGCGGTCTACGGCAACCCCGCGTACGCGCTTCGACACTGGTTTCCCGGTGTCGTCGTGCACCGCCTGCCCGCCGAAGAAGACAGCGCGAACACCTTCGCCGCCTACGACACCGTTCTGCAGATGCAGTGGAACCAGCCGCTCGTCCGCTTGCTGGATGCACACTCGCGTGTGCGGACGCTACACGACGTCGAGTTCGGCGAGCATTCGGGGTGCATGGCGGAACGCTTCGCCGACTTTTGCCGCAACGAGCTGGATCTCGACGACGTGGATCTGGCCAACGGGGTTGTAGCGCCCGCCGGTCTGCTGCACCGGCGGCACGCGAGACGTGTGGTCATTCACCCCGAAGCCAGCACCGACGACAAGCGCTGGCCCGCCGCACGCTTCGTGAAACTGGCGCGGCGGCTGCAACGCAAAGGTTATGAACCCCATTTCGTGATCGCGGAACACGAGCGGGCGCGCTGGAAAGACATCGATATGTCCGGTGTGCCCGCGCCGGTTTTCGCCGATCTCGGTACGCTGGCTGCGTGGGTCTACGAATCCGGCTACTTCATCGGCAACGATTCAGGCATCGGGCACCTGGCATCGAATCTCGACATTCCAGCCGTGAGTCTGTTTCGCCGCCGCGGCGTGTCGGCACGCTGGCGACCGGCATGGGGTGCGGTGGAGATCATTCTGCCGTGGCAGTGGGTGCCGACGTCGCGATTGAAGGAGCGTCTGTGGAAGGAGACGCTGACCTGTTCGCGGGTGCTGTCGGCGTTTGTGAGGATGACGCGGCGATATCCGGCGCCCGCATGA
- a CDS encoding ABC transporter permease, which produces MNPLTDTAPPPAARPRPRPLPRISSRTPLAAGQWFVTLLLCAFLIVPVVMSIVAGLTVNYFKGVSSGLTLRWLAEVWAQYNGSVFLSLEVAALTLAVTLITGVPAGYALARSKTRAARFIEELLVLPIALPGLASALALLVVYGGFTAFRMSVLFIVVGHVVFTLPFMVRAVAAICASADLRTLEEGAASLGATFMQRFITIVLPNARPGIVAGALAVLTLSIGEFNLTWMLHTPDTKTLPVGLADTYASLRIEIGSAYTILFFIMTMPLLVAMQWFGVDATGQRNTAKPRRARSANLQNPSSLSDESP; this is translated from the coding sequence ATGAACCCGCTCACCGACACCGCCCCACCTCCCGCCGCCCGGCCGCGACCGCGACCGTTGCCGCGCATATCGTCGCGTACCCCGCTCGCCGCCGGGCAATGGTTCGTCACACTGCTGCTGTGCGCGTTCCTGATCGTGCCGGTCGTCATGTCGATCGTCGCCGGCCTTACCGTCAACTATTTCAAGGGCGTATCGAGCGGTCTCACACTGCGCTGGCTCGCCGAGGTATGGGCGCAGTACAACGGCTCGGTGTTCCTGTCACTCGAAGTCGCGGCGCTGACGCTCGCAGTCACGTTGATTACCGGCGTACCTGCGGGATACGCGCTCGCGCGCAGCAAGACGCGAGCGGCACGTTTCATCGAGGAGCTGCTGGTGCTGCCGATCGCGCTACCGGGTCTCGCATCCGCACTCGCGCTGCTCGTCGTGTACGGCGGTTTCACGGCGTTCCGGATGAGCGTGCTGTTCATCGTCGTCGGGCACGTCGTGTTCACGCTGCCGTTCATGGTTCGCGCAGTTGCCGCAATCTGCGCGAGCGCCGATCTGCGCACACTCGAAGAAGGCGCCGCGAGCCTCGGCGCAACCTTCATGCAGCGTTTCATCACCATCGTGCTGCCCAATGCGCGGCCTGGCATCGTCGCCGGTGCGCTCGCGGTGCTCACGCTGTCGATCGGCGAATTCAACCTCACGTGGATGCTGCACACGCCCGACACGAAAACGTTGCCGGTCGGGCTCGCCGATACGTATGCGTCGTTGCGCATCGAGATCGGCAGTGCGTACACGATCCTGTTCTTCATCATGACGATGCCGCTGCTCGTCGCGATGCAATGGTTCGGTGTCGACGCTACCGGTCAACGCAACACGGCAAAACCGCGTCGCGCGCGCTCCGCCAATCTGCAGAATCCCTCTTCGCTTTCCGACGAATCGCCATGA